The sequence GAGGGTGCAGTCTCTTTGAGAGCATCAGCTATTGCAATTGCTCCACCATCTTCAAGATTCAGGTAGCTCAAATAAATCTCAGTAAGATACTCGTGATTGACAAGAGCCTCACTCAGCTTGATGCCAGCATCGACCCCAAACATGTTGTCCCGGATATCAAGTTTCTTCAAATTCTTACATCCTGAAAGTGCTTCAGACAATGCAACCCCACCTTCAGAGCCAACACGGGTAGATGAGCAGCGAAAATCCACCAACAAGGGACAACGCCTCAGAATCTTGGATATCGAAACCGCCCCTGCATCTCCCGTCATGTTGTTATGAAAATGAAGAACTCTAAGCTTCTCTGTGGAAGGAACCAATTCACAAACAGCTCGTGCTGCTTCTTCTGAAATCCCATCATTCATCAGATACAGTTCCTCCAAATCAGTCTGAGAATACAAGAGCACACTGAATGCCCGAACTCCCTTCTCACCTAAGGCATTGTCTGAGAGATTCAGATGCTTCAAATGAGAGCCTTCCAGAGCTTCAGAAAAGATAGTCATTACATCCAGAGCCTCTGCCTCTGGTCGCCCAGCAACAAAATCTGACAGATCCACTTCTGTCAACTGGTTTTTAATAGCTGATAAGATAGGACCAGCAACATGGGCAGCACCAAGACCAAAGCTTCGATTGCTGAAACATATTTTAGTGTAAAAATTTCCTGGATCTTTTAAGGGACTCAAAAGTGTTTGTAACTCGTCCTCCTCTATGAATGCTCTTTGACCTTTAGAAATATCAAAAAAGGTATCGTGGATAGCAGAATTAACTTGCGAGCTCATCGTTTCCTTTTCCTCCATCTTGTATCCTCCCTTAAGAACATTCAGACAAAGTTTGCTGCATTCACTGGCATACCACTGCACAGCAGAACTGCCATCACCATCAGGTTCCCGTTCATAATGTTGATTTGCACTAGAAAAGGCAGATTCTTCAATATGTTTGGCAAATTTCGAAGCCTCGGTCTCACTGATACTGCCATACTTGCGGGTGAAAATGGTTGGAGCCGAAAGATTATTTGTCATTTGCTCCACTAGCACCTGGCGTGTATTCTGGCTAGGAGGCCACAGTTTAAGCGTAACATGTCGACGTTCTCCATTTGATGTGTTTGTATCCATTCTAGTCGACCCTAAAATCCAGACTGATGCATAACACAGTCAATTTGCAAGTTCGTTGCAGATGCCAATAAATGACTAAAATCAAACATCAATTGGCATAAAAACAGAAAGGTTTGCTTacacaaataacaaaagaaaccaTAGAATAGAATGGATACAAACAGAAAGGTTTGCTTACCAAAAATTCTAGCCAAGAAAAGTATGCACTCAAAGTATTTTCCTAAAGAAAATACAAGATTAAATGCAATCGACCAATTCATGAGATAATTTCCTTTTCTCTACCTCGGAAATTTCAAATGAATCCTCGTTCCAAAAACAAGGAATCACTGCCTCTAGGAATAGTCGTAAGGTACATTAATTCAGCCCGGCTAAACAGATTAATGTCACATACTAAGGAAATGACAAAACAATAACCAACAGACATTAACTTGTCTCATATTTAAaaagtgtgtatatatatatatatatatatattaatcggAGAGTTTTGAAACATATGATTTAGCATTTCAAGACCCTGGTCTTCCTTCACCCACATAAAAGAAGTTGAAcacaaaacagaaaataaaaatttaaaaagaaaatcttTCGTGTACATATTATCGATGTGCACATGGCAGAAGAATACTAACATGTAAATACACATGAGTAATAGttcatttcaaataaaaagATACAAGGTTTTAAATATAACTTTTGAAAAGCAATAATTATGTCTCTCACAACACATTAAGCCGCCTACGCCAAAACATCTTAAAGACCACCGTCGCACAGCAATTAAACAAttccagaaaaaaaaaacccaccaTCAAACCTTTATATTCCCAAATATATACGACAGATCGAAGATAAAACACCCCCCCCCCCACacccaaacaaaaaaaatatcgaattcgATATAGTACTAAACCAGAAAACCCATGAAAGTGTGCGTGAACAGAAACACTAAAAACCCTAAAAGAAAAGAAGTATTCAGGGAAAAATTTGATAGAAATAGTGAAATCGAAGTACCTTCTTTTTCAGTTTCTGAATTCCCCCAGTGGGTTGCGGCGATTCGATGTGTAATTTAAGGGAGGCGGGGAAATTGCAGACAGTTCGCAATTTACAgtctaaatttcaattttaaaaagaaaatctaACGGTTGAAATCTTTTCTGAAGAAAATATAACCAttggatttatttttttaaaaaaattgtttttggtTGTGTT comes from Primulina huaijiensis isolate GDHJ02 chromosome 2, ASM1229523v2, whole genome shotgun sequence and encodes:
- the LOC140962762 gene encoding RAN GTPase-activating protein 2-like, with translation MDTNTSNGERRHVTLKLWPPSQNTRQVLVEQMTNNLSAPTIFTRKYGSISETEASKFAKHIEESAFSSANQHYEREPDGDGSSAVQWYASECSKLCLNVLKGGYKMEEKETMSSQVNSAIHDTFFDISKGQRAFIEEDELQTLLSPLKDPGNFYTKICFSNRSFGLGAAHVAGPILSAIKNQLTEVDLSDFVAGRPEAEALDVMTIFSEALEGSHLKHLNLSDNALGEKGVRAFSVLLYSQTDLEELYLMNDGISEEAARAVCELVPSTEKLRVLHFHNNMTGDAGAVSISKILRRCPLLVDFRCSSTRVGSEGGVALSEALSGCKNLKKLDIRDNMFGVDAGIKLSEALVNHEYLTEIYLSYLNLEDGGAIAIADALKETAPSLEVLEMAGNDITTEAAPSLASCIAKKMALVKLNLSENDLKDDGVLIISKVFGVEHDRLKEVDMSQNSLRRAAARTLAQALINKPAFKLLNINGNFISEEGIDELTDIFKENPDKLAPLDENDPDGEDFDDKDSGDEEDEGGQDELEVKLKNLDVNQEE